Part of the Streptomyces sp. HSG2 genome, TGGAGAAGATCACCGGCATGGCGGCCCGTGACGTGGTCGGTGTGCACGCCATGGGCAGTGGGCTCTCCCGCACGTTCGGAGCGATGCGCGACCGGGTCCCCGGTGGTGCCAGGTCGGTCACGCGTGGGGTGAAGGCCGAGGTCGGGGAGAAGCAGACCGCCCTCGACCTGGAGATCGTCGTCGAGTACGGCGTGTCGATCGCCGATGTCGCGCGCGATGTGCGGGAGAACGTGGTCGTGGCGGTCGAGCGGATGACCGGCCTGGAGGTCGTCGAGGTCAACATCGCGGTCAGTGACGTGAAGTTGCCCGACGAGGAGTACGAGGAGCCGTCGGAGCCCCGGATCAGGTGATCGACGGGTGCGGGGTCGTCCGGTCGGCTGGAGCGAGGAGGGTGCGTCATGAGTATGGCCGTGGTCGGCATGTTCGCCGGGATGGCCCTGGCCTTCGCGGGCTACTTCGGTGGGTTCGGCGCCTTCCTGCTGGTGGCGGCCCTGGGCGCGGTCGGATTCGTCGTGGGCCGGTTCCTGGAGGGGGACCTGGACCTCGGCGAGTTCCTCCGCAGCCGCGGCAGCCGCCGCCGGTGACCCGGGTGGGCGGTGCGATCGAGGGGCCCCGCGCTTCCCCGGCAAGGGTGCCCGCCCGCGATCGCGGCGCGACCCACGTCGCCGACCGGGTGGTCGCCAAGGTGGCGGCGCGGGCCGCCGGCGAGGCGGTGGGGCCACTGCCCCCCGGCGCCGTTCGACCTCGCGCCACCGTCACCGTGCGCGACGACGTCGCCCGCGTCCGGGTCCATCTGGATCTCGACTATCCCGGAGACCTGGGGGCGCGCTGCGGGCGGGTGCGCGACCGGGTCGCCCGCCGGGTGACCGCCCTGACCGGATTGGCCGTCAGGTCGGTCGACGTCGAGGTGGAACGGCTGGTCCCGAGGGCGCGACCCGAAGCCGCGGCCGGCGGTGCCCGATGACCGAACCCTCCGACGGGCACCAGGGCACCCGACCGCTCCCCCCGACGGAGGACCCCCCGGCCGCGGAACGCCCGCCCCGCGACGCGGGCGTTCCGCCGGATACGGGCCGCACCGGCCGGTTCTGGTCGGCTCGCCGGGTTCCCGCAGGGTGCGTCGCCCTGGCCCTGCTGATCGTCTCCGGCGCCCTCCTGTACGACATCGCGGCGGTGCGCGCCGGTCGGCAGGCCCTCGCCTGGCGCGAGGAGTCGGCCCGGCGACTTGCCGAGCACCCTCTCGACGACGGTCGGGTGCTTCTCGGCGCCGCCGCGGTGACGCTGATCGGCGGTTGGCTGATCCTGCTGGCCCTCACTCCCGGGCTGAGATCCCTGCTCACCCTGCGATCGCCCGATCCCGGCATCCGGGCCGCGCTGCGCCGCGACGCCGCGGCCACCGTGCTGCGCGCCCGTGCCCTGGACGTCCCCGGGGTCCGATCGGCGCGGGTCAGGATGCGGCGCCGGCGGGCCGTCGTCCGGGTCGTGGCACACTTCCGCGAGCCCGCGGAGGTGCGGGCGGACCTCGACCGGGTGTTGGGAGAGTCGGTCGCCGGACTGGGGTTGGTCCGGCGGCCCGCCGTGGCGGTCCGGGTGGACCGGGCGGCAAGGAAGGGGTGACGGATGCTCGCGATCGTCGACCGGGTGCTGCTGGCACTGGTGGGGCTGGCACTGTTCCTGGGCGCCGGCGCCGTCCTGGCCGTCGGCCTCGGCGTGCCGGCTCCGTCCTGGTGGATCCACGACGGCCCCCACGACGTGCTGCTGGACGACGCCGAACGGACCCGGTGGCGGGAGGCCGACTGGTGGTGGCCGACGGTGATCGCCGGCCTCCTGGTGGTGTTGTCGCTGGCTCTGTGGTGGGCGGTGGCGGTGGTGCGCCGTCACCGACTGGCGGCCGTTCCGCTGGACACCGGCGACGGCGGTGAGGCCTCGGTACGCGGGCGGGCCCTGGAGTCGGTGCTCGCCGAGGAGACGTCCCGACTGGACGGCGTGGACCGTGCCGATGTGCTGCTGACCGGCAGCGCCGAGGAGCCCGGAGCCACGATCCGGCTTCGGGTCGACCCGCGGGTCGACCCGGCCGACGCGCTGGACGCACTGGCCCGCCGGGTCCTGGAGCCGGCCCGGCAGTCGACCGGTCTCGCGACCCTGCGTGCTCGGGTGCGTGTCGGGAGCTCCGGGATCGCGGCCGACCGGGTGGAGTGACGTCCGGTGGGAGGAAGCCCGTCGAGCCTGCCGTCGTTCGCGGCCGACCGGGGGAAGGCCGGGCCCTTCACCCCGCCGGCGCGGTAGCCGGCTCCGACCCGGTGCCCCGGGCCGCGGCGGCGCCCCGTTCGCGTGCCTCGCGGCGGACCAGGACGAACCACCCCACGGGGACCGCCGCGGCGAACAGCCACCATTGGACGGCGTAGGCGTAGTTGAGGGCCGCGTCCTCGTCACCCGGGGGGCCGATCGGCTCCGGCGTGTCCCCGGACGGCTCGGGGGTGGTCATGGCCAGGTAGCCACCGAGCACCGGGACTCCGAGGCGGTCCGCCTCGCGCGCGCTGTCGATCAGCATGATCTGTCGCTCGGGCAGCCCCACACGGTCCTTGATGCCGCTGGAGGCGGTCGTCTCGTCGGGCATCATCCGGCCGGTGACGGTGATCGTGCCGTCGGGCGGCGCCGGGATGTCGGGGAAGGCGGTCGGATCGCCCTCGTCGGCCGGGATCCACCCGCGGTTGACCAGCAGCACGCGCGCGTCGTCCAGGAGGAACGGGGTGAGCACGTGGTACCCGATCCGGTCGTCGGAGTCGGTCCGGAGCCTGACCACCACCTCGTTCGCCGTGTCGAAACGACCGGTGGCGGTCACCGCGCGGTAGCGCTCGTCGCCGGTGACGGTGTGACCGGGCGAGGTCAACCGCTCCACGGGCACCGGCTCGGTCGCCAGGGCGGCGGCGACCAGGTCGTTCCGGGCGGTGCGGTGCTGGTAGCGGTCCCACTGCCAAAACCCCAGCCTGATCATCGTGGGGATGAGCAGAAGGGCGACCGACGTGAGGATCACCCACTGCCGGGACAACAGGAAGCGGTACACCCCACGACGGTACAACTCGCCCGGGACCCGTCCGCACCGGGGTGTGGGTCAGACGTGGTCGACGATCCCCGCCTTCCCCTCGGCGCGGGCGCAGTGTGCCCCGCAGTACCACCGTCCGTCGGCCTCCACGCCCTGGCCGATGATCTGGACCCGGCAGTGCTCGCAGAGCGGGGCCATCCGATGGATCGCGCAGGAGAAGCAGTCGAAGACGTGCACCTCGCCCTGGGCGTGGATCTCGAAGGTCATTCCGTAGTCGTTGCCACAGACTTCACAGGTCGCCATGGGGCACAGGGTGAGCCGCCGCGGGCGCCGCCGGCGAGCCGGTGCCGGGCGCGTCGGGCCGCGATCACCCGTCCGTACGGTCGGCGGGGCCGTCCGCCGGTTCCACGTCGGCGAGCAACTGTCCGAAGGCGGCCTCGTCGACGACGGGGGTCCCGTACTGGCGTGCCTTGACCACCTTGGAGGTGCCGGAGTCCGGATCGTTGGCGACCAACAGGCTGGTGAGCCGGGACAGACTGGTGGACACGTGCAGGCCCGCCTCGACCGCTCGGTCCTCCAACAACTCGCGGTCGACGGAGGTGTCCCCCGAGAAGGCGACCCGCATGCCCTGCCGGAGACGTCCGCCCGTGTAGCGGCCGGGGTTCGGCCAGGGACACGCGGGCCTCCGGCGGGAGGGGCGGCGGACGCCCGACCAGCGGTCGCCCGCGCTCGCCTGCCTCCCGACCCGCGCGGGGCGGTCCGACCACTCGGTCAACGGCAGACAGTCGTGCAGCGGCAACCGCACCCCGCCCGCCGCCGCCGCCCGCAGACTGGGGCGGAACGCCTCCGCCAGCACCCTCGCGTCGTCGAGCGCGTGGTGGGCCCGACGCTGGACGACGCCGAAGTGCGCGGCCAGCGACTCCAGCTTGTGGTTGGGCAGGGGCAGCGCCAGGGCCTTCGCCAGCGCGATCGTGCACAGGCGTCGCCGCACCGGCGCTCGCGCCCCCGCCCGGGCGTACTCACGGGCGATCATCTGCCAGTCGAAGACGGCGTTGTGGGCGACGAGCACCCGGTCGTCCAACCGGGCCGAGAACTCCTCGACGATCTCCCGGAAGCGCGGAGCCCCGGCGAGCGTCTCGCTGGTCAGGCCGTGTATCCACACCGGACCGGGGTCGCGTTCCGGGTCGATCAGCGTGTACCAGTGGTCCTCCACCTCGCCACGCGCGTCGAGTCGGTAGACGGCCGCGGACACGATCCGGTCGTCGCGGGCCAGGCCGGTGGTCTCCACGTCGACGACCGCGTACCTCCGTGGGTACGCGGTCGGCCACACCGTCGGGGAGGACACTGCGGTCCCTCGGTCTTCGAGCATGGTCACCGAGGATACGGGGCACGGCCGACGGCAGCCGCCCGCGGACCGTCGGACCGTCACCTCCCCTCCCCGGCGGCGGGGTTCGGTCAGACGACGGTCGGGTCACCAGTGGATGGGCACCGGCAGCGCCGTCAGCAGTCCGGATATCGCCACCGCCGCGCCCAGCGCGACCACTTCGGCGCGCGCGGGCGCGCAGGCGGCCAGCGGGTCGGCGGCCCGGGTCAACCGGAGTCGCGCCCGCAGTGCCAGGAGCGCGACCGCCGCGACCAGCAGCATCTTGGCCAGGAGTACGCGGCCGTACGCGGTGGTCGCCAACTGCTCCAGCACCGTCTCCGGCGGCATCCGTCGCAGGGTGCTGCACACCCCCGTGGCGGTGACCGCCGCGAGCAGGGCGGCGGCGGCCCCCGCGAACCGGCCCAACAGGGCCGCCCCCGAAGCACTCTCCCGCGTTCCCCGCACGGTCCGCAGCGTGTGCCAGAGACCCCCCACCCAGAGGGACGAGCAGAGAAGGTGCACGAAGGTGAGGGCCGAGCCGAGCAGGGGAGTCTGCTCCGTGGTGGGGTGGGCGCGCAGCGCCTCGGCGACCACCACGATCAGCAGCGGCCACACCTGGGCGGCGGGTCTGGCGGACACCGCGCACAGGCCGGCGACGAGGAAGGCGTTGACCTCCAACAGCGCCAGGACGCCGTCGCGGGTGCCGTAAAGGCCACCGACGTCGACGTCGGTCCACGTGTGGGGCACCAGGTTGCCGGTGGCCACGACCGACGCGAGCGCGAGGGCCGCCAGGAACCCCGCCACCGCCGCGTGCGGAGACCGGCTGGGGGGAGGCTCCGGGGGTGGGCCGGGCAGGGTCCGGGCCAGGCGGTCGACGAACACCTCGCCCAACGGAACGCACAGCGCGGCGAAGAGCACCGCGCGGAGCAGGGCGATGCCGGCGGTGCCGGGGGCCGCGGCCTCCCCGGTGCCGCTCAGCGCGGGGGAGGGGCCGAGCAGCGGTATCAGCGCTCCCAGCGCCACCAGGACCAGCGTCGCCGCGGCGCGGCCGGTGCCGGAGCGCCGCGCGTGACGGCCGGCGGTGGTCGCACGGGGCGCGGGTGGTATCGGGGTCACCCCGAGATCTTCACCAATCCTCCCGGAACGCGGCAACTCCGTTCACGTTTCGGTCGCGTCGGTGCTATCGCGGCGCGGATCGGCGGGGGCGCCGCGTGGCGGGCACGGGCCCGACGGGGAGTGCGCTCCGTCGGGCCCGTGCGCGAGGGTGTCGTGTCGTCCTAGCGGGCCGTCGCCGGCACGGCGGTCCGGATCCGGCGGACGGGCGTCACCGCACCGCCTTCAGGGCGTTGACGATGCCCGCCCCGTAGAACCCGTTCCCGCGCTTGCCGGTCTCGCAGACCGCCTCGGGCGTGCCGTCGCCGTTCTGGTCGTACACGGTGGGGCAGTCCCGCGCGTCCGCCTGCTTCTTCAGCAGCTTCTGCACGGTGGCGGGCGACGCCGAGGGGTGGGTCGACTTGATGAGCGCGGCGACACCCGAGGCGTGCGGCGCCGCCATCGAGGTGCCCTGCAGGAAGCCGTACTCGCCGTTGGGCATGGTGGACAGGATCCGACCGTTGCGCGAGGGGGTGTCCGGGATCTGGTAGAGACGGTCACCGCCCGGGGCGGCGACGTCCACCACGTCCTTGCCGTAGGTGGAGTAGTACGACTTGACGGAGTCCACCCCGGTGGCGCTGACCGTCACGACGCCGGGCAGCTGGGTGGGCAGGTCGAAGCACTCGCCGGGATCGATGGTCCGGGTCACCGGGGTCGAGTCGTCCGGGCTGGAATCGTCGACGATGGCGTCGGAGGCCAGGTCGTGGTTGGAGTTGCCGGCCGACGCGATGTGCAGGGTGCCCTCGCGCTGGGCGTACCGCTGCGCCCGGTCCACGGCGTCGACGATGGCCTTCTGGTCGGGGTCGTCCACGCAGTTGTAGAGCCAGGGGTCGATGTAGTAGCTGTTGTTCGTGATCTCCACGCCGTTCTCCGCCGCGAACACGAAGGCGCAGACCACGTTCTCCGGGTAGAACAGTCCGTTGTCCGGATCGCTCACCTTGATGCTGGACACCTTGACGCCCGGGGCCACACCGGCGACGCCCACGCCGTTCCGGGCGGCGGCTATCTCCCCGGCCACGTGCGTGCCGTGGTAGTCGTCGGCGGTGTAAGGACGCCATGCGCCCTCGCTGGTGTCGGCGACGCCGCCGACACAGTTCGCGGACTGCGAGGCGGAGAAGTTCGGGGCGAGGTCGGGGTGAGTGTCGTCGACACCGGTGTCGATGACGGCGACCGTCACCCGGTCGCTGCCCGGGTTGATCTTCGCGGCCTCGTCCGCGCCGATGGCGCGCAGGTCCCACTGGTCGGCCTCCAGCGGCTCGCTGCCCTCGGTCGCCGCGGAGGCCGCGGCCGTCCGCTGCGCCTGCTCCTCGGTGAGCATCTCGACCGCGCCCTGGTCGGTGCTCCCGGCGGGGGCCAGCGGGGCGGTGCGGGTCGCGCCCGCCGATTCCACGCCGCGCACCGCGCGCATCCGCTCCCCGAAGTCCGGTTGCGCCGAGTGGGCGACTATCACGCCTATTCGGTCGTGAGCCACCACGATCGTGCCGCCGGCCGCCGCTATCGCCTTCTTCACGGAGGCGAGGGTGCGACGGTCCTTCTTGGTGTTGACCACATACGCCAACTCCGGCGCCTCGGCGGACTCGACCGCGGGCTGCTCGCGCGGCGCGGCCGAGGCGGCCGGCATGAGGCCGACCGCCCCGGCCGACAGGGTGAGCGACAGCGCGAGCGGAACGGCGAGAGCGAGGCGGCGCCTGGACGGCAGATGAGCCATGGGGTCTCCACATCATCCGGAGGAGGGACTGCCCGCGCGCGAGTGGCGTACGGGCAGGTACATGACGGGTGGTGCACAGTGAAGCTATCCCGCCGGGCCGCGGACCAGCAATGCGTCCGCCGGGGGGACTTGGCAGGGAGCCCGAGGTGGGGCACCGTCCAGGGGTTCGCCGACCCGCCCGTTCGGAACACGCCCGCGGTGTCCCGCCACGGAAGCGGATGCGGCGACCGCCCATGTGAGAGAAACCGAGGCAGTAGCCGTCCGTCGTACGAGGAGACCCCGTGGCCACCGACGCACCACCGCCCTCACGACCCCCCGCCCCCGCGGGCGAACGCACCGTCCCCGACGCCGCCGAGTACAGCGAGACGCGACAGAGCGCCGAATTCGGTGAACTGCGCCGTTCCTTCCGCCGGTTCGCCTTCCCCGTGACGGTCGCCTTCGTCGCCTGGTACCTGCTGTACGTGCTGTTGTCCAACTACGCCGCCGACTTCATGGGCACCCCGCTGTTCGGGAACGTCAACATCGCCCTGGTGCTCGGCCTCGCCCAGTTCGCCACCACCTTCCTGATCGCCTGGTGGTACGCGCGGTACGCGGCCGCCGAGCTCGATCCCCGTGCCGAGGCCATCAAGTCCCGTATGGAGGAACGCCGGTGACCGGGGAGCGCGCCCTGTTCCTGACCGCCGGCGTCGCCGGCGAGCACCGACCGCTGATCGTCGCCCTGTTCGCGGTGTTCGTCGTGGCCACCCTCGGCATCACCGTCTGGGCCGGACGGCAGACCAAGGACGCCGCCGACTTCTACGCCGGTGGGCGACAGTTCAGCGCCTTCCAGAACGGCCTGGCCGTCTCCGGCGACTACATGTCCGCCGCGTCCTTCCTCGGCATCGCCGGAGCCATCGCCCTGTTCGGGTACGACGGGTTCCTGTACTCGATCGGCTTCCTGGTCGCCTGGCTGGTCGCGCTTCTGCTGGTGGCGGAACCGCTGCGCAACTCCGGCCGGTACACCATGGGCGACGTGCTCGCCTACCGGATGCGCCGTCGCCCGGTGCGCACCGCGGCCGGCATCTCCACCATCGTCGTCTCGGTCTTCTACCTGTTGGCCCAGATGGCGGGTGCCGGCGTCCTGGTCTCGCTGCTGCTCGGCATCACCTCCGACGCCGGACGCGTGCTGATCGTCGCCCTGGTCGGCGTTCTGATGATCGTCTACGTGTCGGTCGGCGGGATGAAGGGCACCACCTGGGTGCAGATGGTCAAGGCCGTCCTGCTGATCGGCGGCACGCTCCTGATCACCTTCCTTGTGCTCCTCCGGTTCGGCTTCGACGTCTCCCACCTGCTCGGCGCCGCCGCGCGGAACAGCGGCCAGGGAGCCGCCTTCCTCGAACCGGGGCTTCAGTACGGTCACAGCGACGTCTCCCGACTGGACTTCGTCTCCCTGGGCATCGCCCTGGTCCTCGGCACCGCCGGACTGCCGCACATTCTGATCCGCTTCTACACCGTCCCCGACGCCAAGGCCGCCCGTACCTCCGTCAACTGGGCCATCGGTATCATCGGCGCCTTCTACCTGATGACGATCGCCCTCGGGTTCGGCGCCGCGGCGCTGATCCCAAGGGACGAGATCATCGCCTCCAACCCCTCGGGCAACACGGCGGCTCCCCTGTTGGCCCTGCACCTGGGCGGCGCCGACTCCGCCGCCGGCGCGATCCTCCTCGCCACGATCTCGGCGGTGGCCTTCGCCACCATCCTCGCCGTCGTGGCGGGCCTCACCCTGGCCTCGTCGTCGTCCTTCGCGCACGACATCTACGCCAACGTCATCCGCGGGGGCCGGGCGACCGGTGCGGAGGAGGTGCGGGTGGCCCGCCGGGCGACCGCGCTCATCGGTGTCGTCTCCATCGCCCTGGGCGCGCTCGCCCGCGACCTGAACGTGGCCGGGCTGGTCGCCCTCGCCTTCGCGGTCGCCGCCTCCGCCAACCTGCCGACCATCCTCTACAGCCTTTTCTGGAAGCGGTTCACCACGCGGGGCGCCCTGTGGTCGATCTACGGCGGCCTGGCCGTGTCGGTGGGCCTGGTGTTGTTCTCGCCCGTGGTCTCCGGAGACCCGAAGGCGATGTTCCCCGGTGTGGACTTCGCCTGGTTCCCGCTGCGCAACCCCGGCCTGATCTCCATCCCGTTCGGCTTCCTGGCGGGATGGCTCGGCACGGTCCTGTCCCGTGAGCGCCCCGACGAGGGCAAGTACGCGGAGTTGGAGGTCCGCTCGCTCACGGGCACCGGCGCGCACTGAGGTGCGGGGCGGTCCGTTCCCGGTCGTGGGGCGGACCGTCCCGAGCGCGCAGCGCCCCCCGCGCGACGGCGACGTCGCGTAGGCTCGGAAGAAGGGGCGTCACGCCCCCGCCCGATCCGCGTCGAGGGAGGGGCTCGGTGCTCGTAGACACACACGGCCGGGTGGCCACGGACCTGAGGGTCTCGCTGACCGACCGCTGCAATCTGCGATGCTCCTACTGCATGCCGGAGGAGGGTCTGCGGTGGCTCGCCCGGCCGGATCTCCTCACCGACGACGAGGTCGTCCGGCTGATCGGCGTCGCCGTCGCACGGCTGGGCGTCCGGGAGGTGCGCTTCACCGGCGGGGAACCCCTGCTGCGGCCCGGCCTGGTCGACATCGTCGGCCGGGTCACCGCTTCGCGGCCGCGCCCTCGCACCTCCCTGACCACCAATGGCATCGGACTGCGGCGCACGGCCGAAGCGCTGCGCGGGGCGGGGCTCGACCGGGTCAACGTCTCGCTGGACACTCTGCGCCCCGGCGTCTTCCGAGCGCTCACCCGCCGTGACCGGCACGCCGACGTCCTCGCGGGGCTCTCCGCCGCCGCCGAGGCCGGGCTCACCCCGGTCAAGGTCAACGCCGTCCTCATGCCGGGTCTCAACGACGACGAGGCGCCCGATCTGCTCGCCTGGGCGATCGATCGGGGCTACGAACTCCGCTTCATCGAGCAGATGCCCTTGGACGCCCAGCACGGCTGGAAGCGGGAGACGATGGTCACCGCCGACACCATCCTGGCCTCGCTGCGTGGCAGGTTCCGGCTGACACCGGAGAGCGAGGAGGCCAGGGGTTCCGCGCCGGCCGAGCGGTGGATCGTCGACGACGGTCCCCATCGCGTCGGTGTCATCGCCACCGTGACCCGCCCGTTCTGCGCGGCCTGCGACCGCACCCGACTCACCGCCGACGGTCAGATCCGCAACTGCCTCTTCGCCCGCGAGGAGACCGACTTGCGCGCCGCCCTCCGCTCGGACGCCCCGGACGAGGAGATCGCCCGGCTCTGGCGGGTCGCCATGTGGGGAAAGAAGGCCGGAGCGGGCGTGGACGACGTGGACTTCGTCCCGCCGGAGCGGCCGATGTCCGAGATCGGGGGATGAGAGCCGCCGGTCGTCAGGCGTCCGGCGTCTCGGAGTCCCGCAGGCCCTCCCAGGGCACGACCTCCTTCAGGAATCCGCGTACGCCGAGGAAGGCCGACAGGTGCTCGCGGTGCTCGTCGCAGGCCAACCAGGTCTTGCGGCGCTCTGGGGTGTGGAGCTTCGGGTTGTTCCAGACCAGCGCCCAAGTCGCGGGGGCACGACAGCCCTTGGCGGAGCAGATGGGGATGTCCGGGTCGAGGGGGGTCACCCGTCGAGCCTAGCGCCCCGCCGGCAGCCGCACTCGCCTCGCCGTCGGGCGGGCCCGACGGCTCTCCGGCACACGGAACCCCGGTCTCGCGCGAAACCCTCGGGCGTCGGCATGCCTCTCGGGCCTCGCCAAGGGCGGCGAACAGGGCGACGCCGAGCAGCCACGGGGGGAGCTGCCCGGCGTCGGTCTGTCGCTCCGACGGGGGATGCGGAGCGCCTACGCAGTATGCCACGCCCGTCCGGGGCCTCGGCACCGGAACGGCGTGATTGATCTGAGGTTCTCCTGAGCTTCCCGGCCGGGCGCTCGTCCGATCAGACCCGACCGGGCCCTTCCCTCCGCCCGTCCCGGCCCTCGCCCGCCGTGCCGGCGCGCGCTCCCGGATCGGCTCCTCCCCCCGACGTCTTCGGCCGGTTCCCGTCGTCGTGCTCAGGGGACGCGGTGCCGCCCGGCGGGGACACGGTGTCGCCCCGGTCCGCTCCGACCGGGGGCAGCGTGGCCCGCCCCGGGCCCGAGACGAAGGTGTCGGGCAGCGACGGGGCGTTCTCCCGACCGGCATTGGCGATCACCACCGCCACGTACGGCAGCACCACGCCGAGGATCAGTGCCGCGATGGCTATGTGCCGCTGCACGCCCCAGAGGGACACCGCCAGGATCACCGACACCGTGCGGACCGACATCGAGACGACGTAACGTCGCTGCCGGCCGCGGACGTCGTCCCGGAGGCCCGCCCGGGCTCCGGTGATCCGGAAGACCTGCGCGTCGCCGCCGTGTCTCCGCATCGCGCCACCATCCGTACTCGTCTCCCCGTGGAACCGGCCCGCGACCGCTCGGGGGCACGGTCGGGGACGCCGTCCACGGTACGCCGGACCTCCGGGGTCCACGAGAGCGGCCCCGGAGCGGCGCCCGTCGTGCCGACTCGGCGGCCGGCACGCGCGCACGGCGTGAACCGATCACCCGGGCGGCCTCGCGCGGCGTGCGTCCTCGGCCCGGCGCGTCGAGACTGGCGGGGCCGTGTGGCCCCGCGCCGAGGAGGAAACAGCCATGGGCTGGTTGTGGGCGATCGTCGTCGGATTCGTGCTCGGTCTGATCGCCAAGGCCGTCATCCCGGGGAAGCAGCACAGCCCGCTCTGGCTGACCACGGTCTTCGGCATGCTCGGTGCCATCGTCGGGAACGCGATCGCGCGGGCCGCCGGGGTCGGGGAGACCTCGGGCGTCGACTGGTGGCGGCACCTCTTCCAGCTGGTGGCGGCCGTCGTGATCGTCGCCGTCGGCGACCGCGCCTACGTGAGGGTCCGCGGCCGACCTCGGCACTGAGCCCACCGCCACCGCGCGTCGCCGGCACGCACTACCCCGCTCGACCTCCGGTGACCTCCACGGCGGCCAGGTTCTTCTTACCCCGGCGCAGCACCAGCCAACGTCCGTGCAGGAGGTCGGTCCCGGCCGGAACCGCGTCCTCGGAGGCGACCTTCACGTTGTTGACGTAGGCGCCGCCCTCGCGCACCGCGCGTCGGGCCGCCGACTTGCTCGGGACCAGACCGACCTCGGCGAACAGGTCGACCACCGGTGCCGCCTCGGCCACCCGGGCGACGGGCAGCTCGGAGAGCGCCGCGGCCAGTGTCCTCTCGTCGAGTCCGGCCAGCTCGCCCTGTCCGAACAGCGCCTTGGAGGCGGCGATCACCGCCGCGGTCTGCTCGGGGCCGTGCACCAGGGTGGTCAGTTCCTCGGCCAGGGCCCGCTGTGCCTCGCGAGCCTGGGGGCGCTCCGCGGTCCGCCGTTCCAGCTCCCACAGCTCCTCACGGGGTCGGAAGGAGAGGATGCGCAGGTAGCGGTCGACGTCCCGGTCGTCCACGTTCAGCCAGAACTGGTAGAAGGCGTAGGGCGTCGTCATCTCCGGGTCCAGCCAGACGGCGCCGCCCTCGGTCTTGCCGAACTTGGTGCCGTCGGCCTTGGTCATCAGGGGCGTGGCGTAGGCGTGGACGTCCGCACCCGGCTCCAGCCGGTGGATGAGGTCCAGCCCCGCCGTGAGGTTCCCCCACTGGTCGCTGCCGCCCTGCTGCATCGTGCAGCCGTACCTCCGGTAGAGCTGGAGGAAGTCCATGGCCTGGAGGAGCTGGTAGCTGAACTCGGTGTAGCTGATGCCCTCGGAGGACTCCAGCCGTCGCGCCACGGAGTCCTTGGTCAGCATCTTGTTGACGCGGAAGTGCTTGCCGAT contains:
- a CDS encoding cation acetate symporter codes for the protein MTGERALFLTAGVAGEHRPLIVALFAVFVVATLGITVWAGRQTKDAADFYAGGRQFSAFQNGLAVSGDYMSAASFLGIAGAIALFGYDGFLYSIGFLVAWLVALLLVAEPLRNSGRYTMGDVLAYRMRRRPVRTAAGISTIVVSVFYLLAQMAGAGVLVSLLLGITSDAGRVLIVALVGVLMIVYVSVGGMKGTTWVQMVKAVLLIGGTLLITFLVLLRFGFDVSHLLGAAARNSGQGAAFLEPGLQYGHSDVSRLDFVSLGIALVLGTAGLPHILIRFYTVPDAKAARTSVNWAIGIIGAFYLMTIALGFGAAALIPRDEIIASNPSGNTAAPLLALHLGGADSAAGAILLATISAVAFATILAVVAGLTLASSSSFAHDIYANVIRGGRATGAEEVRVARRATALIGVVSIALGALARDLNVAGLVALAFAVAASANLPTILYSLFWKRFTTRGALWSIYGGLAVSVGLVLFSPVVSGDPKAMFPGVDFAWFPLRNPGLISIPFGFLAGWLGTVLSRERPDEGKYAELEVRSLTGTGAH
- the moaA gene encoding GTP 3',8-cyclase MoaA, which produces MLVDTHGRVATDLRVSLTDRCNLRCSYCMPEEGLRWLARPDLLTDDEVVRLIGVAVARLGVREVRFTGGEPLLRPGLVDIVGRVTASRPRPRTSLTTNGIGLRRTAEALRGAGLDRVNVSLDTLRPGVFRALTRRDRHADVLAGLSAAAEAGLTPVKVNAVLMPGLNDDEAPDLLAWAIDRGYELRFIEQMPLDAQHGWKRETMVTADTILASLRGRFRLTPESEEARGSAPAERWIVDDGPHRVGVIATVTRPFCAACDRTRLTADGQIRNCLFAREETDLRAALRSDAPDEEIARLWRVAMWGKKAGAGVDDVDFVPPERPMSEIGG
- a CDS encoding DUF3099 domain-containing protein; protein product: MRRHGGDAQVFRITGARAGLRDDVRGRQRRYVVSMSVRTVSVILAVSLWGVQRHIAIAALILGVVLPYVAVVIANAGRENAPSLPDTFVSGPGRATLPPVGADRGDTVSPPGGTASPEHDDGNRPKTSGGGADPGARAGTAGEGRDGRREGPGRV
- a CDS encoding GlsB/YeaQ/YmgE family stress response membrane protein: MGWLWAIVVGFVLGLIAKAVIPGKQHSPLWLTTVFGMLGAIVGNAIARAAGVGETSGVDWWRHLFQLVAAVVIVAVGDRAYVRVRGRPRH
- the tyrS gene encoding tyrosine--tRNA ligase: MTDIVDELKWRGLFAQSTDEDALRKALADGPVTFYCGFDPTAPSLHVGHLVQVLTVRRLQRAGHRPLALVGGATGLIGDPRPTAERTLNDPETVTGWVARLRGQIEPFLSFEGENAAVMVDNLDWTRELGAIEFLRDIGKHFRVNKMLTKDSVARRLESSEGISYTEFSYQLLQAMDFLQLYRRYGCTMQQGGSDQWGNLTAGLDLIHRLEPGADVHAYATPLMTKADGTKFGKTEGGAVWLDPEMTTPYAFYQFWLNVDDRDVDRYLRILSFRPREELWELERRTAERPQAREAQRALAEELTTLVHGPEQTAAVIAASKALFGQGELAGLDERTLAAALSELPVARVAEAAPVVDLFAEVGLVPSKSAARRAVREGGAYVNNVKVASEDAVPAGTDLLHGRWLVLRRGKKNLAAVEVTGGRAG